A portion of the Chloroflexota bacterium genome contains these proteins:
- a CDS encoding 30S ribosomal protein S20 → MPRSKSAEKAARAAERKRLRNKSVRSATKTRVTRAEKLISSNQPEPAQEAVAAAISALDRAAKKGVIHPNTAARRKSRLMKKFNQAKLSSTAEQKETSADKA, encoded by the coding sequence TTGCCCAGAAGTAAATCAGCAGAAAAAGCAGCACGAGCAGCAGAAAGAAAACGACTACGAAATAAGTCGGTTAGAAGTGCTACCAAGACCCGTGTGACCCGGGCAGAGAAGCTTATTTCAAGCAACCAGCCTGAACCAGCACAAGAAGCAGTTGCAGCTGCCATAAGTGCTCTAGACAGAGCTGCCAAAAAGGGTGTCATCCATCCTAACACGGCCGCAAGGCGCAAGTCGCGCTTGATGAAAAAGTTTAATCAAGCCAAGCTTTCCAGCACTGCTGAACAGAAGGAAACCAGTGCTGACAAAGCCTGA
- the lexA gene encoding transcriptional repressor LexA, translating to MIRKALSPKQKRILQFIRKFIDTRGYPPTVRDIVSGCEISSTSVVAYHLVKLEATGYIRRHADISRGIELVTNRPRYRHTVSVPIIGEIAAGEPIPVPHSETWDTVASEEFEVTEDLTRRKQRVYALRVKGNSMIDALIKDGDIVLMEYVNNAEDGDMVAAWLKAEKEVTLKKLFRETNRIRLEPANTQMHAIYTTPDNVEIQGKVITVIRQLAR from the coding sequence ATGATTCGTAAAGCGCTCTCGCCAAAACAGAAACGTATCCTCCAGTTTATTCGAAAATTTATTGACACCAGAGGCTACCCGCCCACAGTCAGGGATATCGTCAGCGGCTGCGAGATAAGTTCTACCTCGGTAGTGGCATATCACCTGGTTAAGTTAGAAGCAACAGGATACATTCGCCGTCATGCTGACATATCACGCGGTATCGAACTTGTGACCAATCGGCCAAGATATCGCCATACCGTCTCCGTACCGATAATAGGCGAAATAGCCGCCGGTGAGCCAATTCCAGTTCCTCATTCAGAAACTTGGGACACAGTTGCCTCTGAAGAATTTGAAGTTACTGAGGACTTGACGCGGCGTAAACAGAGGGTCTATGCCCTTAGGGTGAAGGGAAACTCCATGATTGACGCCCTGATAAAGGACGGCGATATTGTTTTAATGGAATACGTGAACAACGCCGAAGATGGCGATATGGTAGCTGCTTGGCTCAAGGCAGAAAAGGAAGTCACCCTCAAAAAATTGTTCAGAGAAACCAACCGTATTCGCCTCGAACCGGCAAATACCCAGATGCACGCCATTTATACCACTCCAGATAATGTGGAAATTCAAGGCAAGGTTATTACCGTAATTCGTCAGCTAGCTCGATGA
- a CDS encoding aldolase — translation MLISQFQAVGRDLCARGLVSSHSGNLSIRLGERLCITHRGSMLSCLEEHDIVETGINKNDRFTPLASTELAVHRAIYKRTPASAIVHAHPAYAVALSFSEQEITPCDVEGSLLLPKVPILGWGTTVKPEEPAEEIAEALARCKIVLVYGHGSFAAAQLLEEAYQYTTALEESCRLLYLLKTLRIKLR, via the coding sequence ATGCTGATTTCTCAGTTTCAGGCTGTTGGACGCGACCTCTGTGCCCGAGGTTTGGTATCCTCTCACAGTGGTAATCTCAGCATTAGACTAGGAGAACGCTTATGCATCACTCACCGAGGCAGCATGTTGAGTTGTCTTGAAGAACATGACATTGTGGAAACTGGTATCAATAAAAACGACCGGTTCACCCCCTTAGCCTCAACAGAACTGGCAGTCCATCGCGCCATATATAAACGCACGCCAGCCTCGGCTATAGTCCATGCCCACCCTGCTTATGCGGTTGCCTTATCTTTTTCCGAACAAGAAATCACCCCTTGTGATGTCGAAGGAAGTCTACTATTGCCAAAAGTGCCGATTCTAGGCTGGGGAACAACCGTGAAGCCTGAGGAACCTGCTGAAGAAATAGCCGAGGCACTCGCAAGATGCAAGATCGTTCTAGTATATGGCCATGGAAGCTTTGCTGCCGCTCAATTGCTTGAAGAAGCTTACCAATATACTACAGCTTTAGAAGAAAGTTGCCGTCTTCTCTACCTGCTCAAAACCCTGCGAATAAAGCTCCGCTAG